In Dromiciops gliroides isolate mDroGli1 chromosome 5, mDroGli1.pri, whole genome shotgun sequence, the following are encoded in one genomic region:
- the INTS13 gene encoding integrator complex subunit 13 isoform X1: protein MKIFSESHKTVFVVDHCPYMAESCRQHVEFDMLVKNRTQGIIPLAPISKSLWTCSVESSMEYCRIMYDIFPFKKLVNFIVSDSGPHVLNSWTQEDQNLQELMAALAAVGPPNPRADPECCSILHGLVAAVETLCKITEYQHEARTMLMENAERVGNRGRIICITNAKSDSHVRMLEDCVQETIHEHNKLAANSDHLMQIQKCELVLIHTYPVGEDSLVSDRPKKELSPVLTSEVHSVRAGRHLATKLNILVQQHFDLASTTITNIPMKPTFTVCDQEEQHANTSANYDVELLHHKEAHVDFLKSGDLHLGGSSREGSFKETVTLKWCTPRTNNVELHYCTGAYRISPVDVNSRPSSCLTNFLLNGRSVLLEQPRKSGSKVISHMLSSHGGEIFLHVLSSSRSILEDPPSISEGCGGRVTDYRITDFGEFMRENRLTPFLDPRYKIDGSVEVPLERAKDQLEKHTRYWPMIISQTTIFNMQAVVPLASVIVKESLTDEDVLNCQKTIYNLVDMERKNDPLPISTVGTRGKGPKRDEQYRIMWNELETLVRAHINNSEKHQRVLECLMACRSKPPEEEERKKRGRKREDKEDKEKAAKDYEQEKSWQDSERLKGILERGKEELAEAEVIKDSPDSPEPPNKKPLVEMDETPPVEKSKGPMSLLSLWSNRINTANSRKHQEFVGRLNSVNNRAELYQHLKEENGFVLLNIVHHKDRDNRKWKSKPAMSSDLEN from the exons atgaaaattttttctgAGTCTCATAAAACGGTGTTTGTTGTGGATCATTGTCCCTACATGGCAGAATCATGCCGACAACATGTGGAGTTTGACATGTTGGTGAAAAATAGGACCCAAGGAATAATACCACTGGCACCTATATCTAAATCATTGTGGACTTGTTCAGTAGAATCCTCCATGGAATACTGCAGGATTATGTATGACATATTTCCTTTCAAAAAGCTG GTAAATTTCATCGTTAGTGACTCTGGACCTCATGTTTTAAATtcttggactcaagaagaccagAATTTGCAGGAG TTAATGGCTGCATTAGCTGCTGTTGGACCTCCTAATCCTCGTGCAGATCCAGAATGCTGCAGTATCTTGCATGGGCTGGTTGCAGCTGTCGAAACCCTCTGCAAAATTACTGAATATCAACATGAAGCTCGCACTATGCTGATGGAAAATGCAGAACGTGTTGGAAACAGAGGACGAATAATCTGTATTACTAATGCTAAAAG TGATAGTCATGTACGAATGCTTGAAGACTGTGTTCAAGAAACTATTCATGAGCATAATAAACTTGCTGCTAATTCAGATCA TCTCATGCAGATCCAAAAGTGTGAATTAGTTTTGATCCATACCTACCCAGTTGGTGAAGATAGTCTTGTGTCAGATCGTCCAAAAAAGGAG TTGTCTCCAGTTTTAACCAGTGAAGTGCATAGTGTTCGAGCAGGACGGCATCTTGCTACTAAATTGAACATTTTAGTACAGCAACATTTTGATTTGGCTTCTACCACTATTACCAATATACCAATGAAG cCCACATTCACTGTATGTGACCAG GAAGAACAACATGCAAATACATCTGCCAATTATGATGTAGAATTACTTCATCATAAAGAAGCCCATGTAGATTTCTTAAAAAGTG GTGATCTCCACTTGGGTGGCAGTAGTAGAGAAGGCTCATTTAAAGAAACAGTAACACTTAAATGGTGTACACCAAGGACGAATAATGTTG AATTACATTATTGCACAGGAGCATATAGAATCTCACCTGTAGATGTGAACAGTAGACCATCCTCCTGCCTTACTAATTTTCTTCTGAATG GTCGCTCTGTTCTACTGGAACAGCCACGAAAATCAGGTTCCAAAGTCATTAGTCATATGCTTAGTAGCCATGGAGGAGAGATTTTTTTGCACGTCTTAAGCAGTTCTCGATCCATTCTAGAAGATCCTCCTTCAATTAGTGAAGGGTGTGGTGGGAGAGTTACAGATTACCGGATTACA GATTTTGGTGAATTTATGAGGGAAAACAGATTAACTCCTTTTCTAGACCCCAGATATAAAATCGATGGAAGTGTTGAGGTCCCTTTGGAACGAGCAAAAGATCAGTTAGAAAAACATACTCGTTATTGGCCTATGATTATTTCACAAACCACCATCTTCAACATGCAAGCA gTAGTTCCATTAGCCAGCGTTATTGTCAAAGAATCCTTAACAGATGAAGATGTGTTAAACTGtcagaaaacaatatacaacTTAGTTGATATGGAGAGAAAAAATGATCCTCTGCCCATTTCCACAGTTGGTACAAGAGGAAAAGGCCCCAAAAG AGATGAACAGTATCGTATTATGTGGAATGAATTGGAAACCCTTGTTAGAGCTCATATTAACAACTCTGAGAAACATCAGCGAGTCTTGGAATGTCTGATGGCCTGTCGGAGCAAACCCCCAGAAGAAGAAGAACGAAAGAAacgaggaaggaagagagaagataaagaagacaaagagaaagcagcAAAAGATTATGAGCAAGAGAAGTCCTGGCAAGATTCTGAGAG attaaaaggaattttagaaCGTGGAAAAGAAGAACTAGCTGAAGCAGAGGTTATTAAAGATTCTCCTGATTCTCCAGAACCTCCAAACAAGAAGCCTCTTGTTGAAATGGATGAAACTCCCCCTGTGGAAAAGTCCAAAG GGCCAATGTCCTTGCTGTCTTTGTGGAGTAATAGGATTAATACTGCCAACTCCAGGAAACACCAAGAATTTGTTGGTCGTTTGAATTCTGTCAACAATAGAGCTGAATTATATCAACATCTTAAAGAGGAAAATGGGTTTGTATTACTGAATATAGTGCATCACAAA
- the INTS13 gene encoding integrator complex subunit 13 isoform X3 produces MKIFSESHKTVFVVDHCPYMAESCRQHVEFDMLVKNRTQGIIPLAPISKSLWTCSVESSMEYCRIMYDIFPFKKLVNFIVSDSGPHVLNSWTQEDQNLQELMAALAAVGPPNPRADPECCSILHGLVAAVETLCKITEYQHEARTMLMENAERVGNRGRIICITNAKSDSHVRMLEDCVQETIHEHNKLAANSDHLMQIQKCELVLIHTYPVGEDSLVSDRPKKELSPVLTSEVHSVRAGRHLATKLNILVQQHFDLASTTITNIPMKPTFTVCDQEEQHANTSANYDVELLHHKEAHVDFLKSGDLHLGGSSREGSFKETVTLKWCTPRTNNVELHYCTGAYRISPVDVNSRPSSCLTNFLLNGRSVLLEQPRKSGSKVISHMLSSHGGEIFLHVLSSSRSILEDPPSISEGCGGRVTDYRITDFGEFMRENRLTPFLDPRYKIDGSVEVPLERAKDQLEKHTRYWPMIISQTTIFNMQAVVPLASVIVKESLTDEDVLNCQKTIYNLVDMERKNDPLPISTVGTRGKGPKRDEQYRIMWNELETLVRAHINNSEKHQRVLECLMACRSKPPEEEERKKRGRKREDKEDKEKAAKDYEQEKSWQDSERLKGILERGKEELAEAEVIKDSPDSPEPPNKKPLVEMDETPPVEKSKGPMSLLSLWSNRINTANSRKHQEFVGRLNSVNNRAELYQHLKEENGIETTENGKASRQ; encoded by the exons atgaaaattttttctgAGTCTCATAAAACGGTGTTTGTTGTGGATCATTGTCCCTACATGGCAGAATCATGCCGACAACATGTGGAGTTTGACATGTTGGTGAAAAATAGGACCCAAGGAATAATACCACTGGCACCTATATCTAAATCATTGTGGACTTGTTCAGTAGAATCCTCCATGGAATACTGCAGGATTATGTATGACATATTTCCTTTCAAAAAGCTG GTAAATTTCATCGTTAGTGACTCTGGACCTCATGTTTTAAATtcttggactcaagaagaccagAATTTGCAGGAG TTAATGGCTGCATTAGCTGCTGTTGGACCTCCTAATCCTCGTGCAGATCCAGAATGCTGCAGTATCTTGCATGGGCTGGTTGCAGCTGTCGAAACCCTCTGCAAAATTACTGAATATCAACATGAAGCTCGCACTATGCTGATGGAAAATGCAGAACGTGTTGGAAACAGAGGACGAATAATCTGTATTACTAATGCTAAAAG TGATAGTCATGTACGAATGCTTGAAGACTGTGTTCAAGAAACTATTCATGAGCATAATAAACTTGCTGCTAATTCAGATCA TCTCATGCAGATCCAAAAGTGTGAATTAGTTTTGATCCATACCTACCCAGTTGGTGAAGATAGTCTTGTGTCAGATCGTCCAAAAAAGGAG TTGTCTCCAGTTTTAACCAGTGAAGTGCATAGTGTTCGAGCAGGACGGCATCTTGCTACTAAATTGAACATTTTAGTACAGCAACATTTTGATTTGGCTTCTACCACTATTACCAATATACCAATGAAG cCCACATTCACTGTATGTGACCAG GAAGAACAACATGCAAATACATCTGCCAATTATGATGTAGAATTACTTCATCATAAAGAAGCCCATGTAGATTTCTTAAAAAGTG GTGATCTCCACTTGGGTGGCAGTAGTAGAGAAGGCTCATTTAAAGAAACAGTAACACTTAAATGGTGTACACCAAGGACGAATAATGTTG AATTACATTATTGCACAGGAGCATATAGAATCTCACCTGTAGATGTGAACAGTAGACCATCCTCCTGCCTTACTAATTTTCTTCTGAATG GTCGCTCTGTTCTACTGGAACAGCCACGAAAATCAGGTTCCAAAGTCATTAGTCATATGCTTAGTAGCCATGGAGGAGAGATTTTTTTGCACGTCTTAAGCAGTTCTCGATCCATTCTAGAAGATCCTCCTTCAATTAGTGAAGGGTGTGGTGGGAGAGTTACAGATTACCGGATTACA GATTTTGGTGAATTTATGAGGGAAAACAGATTAACTCCTTTTCTAGACCCCAGATATAAAATCGATGGAAGTGTTGAGGTCCCTTTGGAACGAGCAAAAGATCAGTTAGAAAAACATACTCGTTATTGGCCTATGATTATTTCACAAACCACCATCTTCAACATGCAAGCA gTAGTTCCATTAGCCAGCGTTATTGTCAAAGAATCCTTAACAGATGAAGATGTGTTAAACTGtcagaaaacaatatacaacTTAGTTGATATGGAGAGAAAAAATGATCCTCTGCCCATTTCCACAGTTGGTACAAGAGGAAAAGGCCCCAAAAG AGATGAACAGTATCGTATTATGTGGAATGAATTGGAAACCCTTGTTAGAGCTCATATTAACAACTCTGAGAAACATCAGCGAGTCTTGGAATGTCTGATGGCCTGTCGGAGCAAACCCCCAGAAGAAGAAGAACGAAAGAAacgaggaaggaagagagaagataaagaagacaaagagaaagcagcAAAAGATTATGAGCAAGAGAAGTCCTGGCAAGATTCTGAGAG attaaaaggaattttagaaCGTGGAAAAGAAGAACTAGCTGAAGCAGAGGTTATTAAAGATTCTCCTGATTCTCCAGAACCTCCAAACAAGAAGCCTCTTGTTGAAATGGATGAAACTCCCCCTGTGGAAAAGTCCAAAG GGCCAATGTCCTTGCTGTCTTTGTGGAGTAATAGGATTAATACTGCCAACTCCAGGAAACACCAAGAATTTGTTGGTCGTTTGAATTCTGTCAACAATAGAGCTGAATTATATCAACATCTTAAAGAGGAAAATGG
- the INTS13 gene encoding integrator complex subunit 13 isoform X2 has protein sequence MKIFSESHKTVFVVDHCPYMAESCRQHVEFDMLVKNRTQGIIPLAPISKSLWTCSVESSMEYCRIMYDIFPFKKLVNFIVSDSGPHVLNSWTQEDQNLQELMAALAAVGPPNPRADPECCSILHGLVAAVETLCKITEYQHEARTMLMENAERVGNRGRIICITNAKSDSHVRMLEDCVQETIHEHNKLAANSDHLMQIQKCELVLIHTYPVGEDSLVSDRPKKELSPVLTSEVHSVRAGRHLATKLNILVQQHFDLASTTITNIPMKEEQHANTSANYDVELLHHKEAHVDFLKSGDLHLGGSSREGSFKETVTLKWCTPRTNNVELHYCTGAYRISPVDVNSRPSSCLTNFLLNGRSVLLEQPRKSGSKVISHMLSSHGGEIFLHVLSSSRSILEDPPSISEGCGGRVTDYRITDFGEFMRENRLTPFLDPRYKIDGSVEVPLERAKDQLEKHTRYWPMIISQTTIFNMQAVVPLASVIVKESLTDEDVLNCQKTIYNLVDMERKNDPLPISTVGTRGKGPKRDEQYRIMWNELETLVRAHINNSEKHQRVLECLMACRSKPPEEEERKKRGRKREDKEDKEKAAKDYEQEKSWQDSERLKGILERGKEELAEAEVIKDSPDSPEPPNKKPLVEMDETPPVEKSKGPMSLLSLWSNRINTANSRKHQEFVGRLNSVNNRAELYQHLKEENGFVLLNIVHHKDRDNRKWKSKPAMSSDLEN, from the exons atgaaaattttttctgAGTCTCATAAAACGGTGTTTGTTGTGGATCATTGTCCCTACATGGCAGAATCATGCCGACAACATGTGGAGTTTGACATGTTGGTGAAAAATAGGACCCAAGGAATAATACCACTGGCACCTATATCTAAATCATTGTGGACTTGTTCAGTAGAATCCTCCATGGAATACTGCAGGATTATGTATGACATATTTCCTTTCAAAAAGCTG GTAAATTTCATCGTTAGTGACTCTGGACCTCATGTTTTAAATtcttggactcaagaagaccagAATTTGCAGGAG TTAATGGCTGCATTAGCTGCTGTTGGACCTCCTAATCCTCGTGCAGATCCAGAATGCTGCAGTATCTTGCATGGGCTGGTTGCAGCTGTCGAAACCCTCTGCAAAATTACTGAATATCAACATGAAGCTCGCACTATGCTGATGGAAAATGCAGAACGTGTTGGAAACAGAGGACGAATAATCTGTATTACTAATGCTAAAAG TGATAGTCATGTACGAATGCTTGAAGACTGTGTTCAAGAAACTATTCATGAGCATAATAAACTTGCTGCTAATTCAGATCA TCTCATGCAGATCCAAAAGTGTGAATTAGTTTTGATCCATACCTACCCAGTTGGTGAAGATAGTCTTGTGTCAGATCGTCCAAAAAAGGAG TTGTCTCCAGTTTTAACCAGTGAAGTGCATAGTGTTCGAGCAGGACGGCATCTTGCTACTAAATTGAACATTTTAGTACAGCAACATTTTGATTTGGCTTCTACCACTATTACCAATATACCAATGAAG GAAGAACAACATGCAAATACATCTGCCAATTATGATGTAGAATTACTTCATCATAAAGAAGCCCATGTAGATTTCTTAAAAAGTG GTGATCTCCACTTGGGTGGCAGTAGTAGAGAAGGCTCATTTAAAGAAACAGTAACACTTAAATGGTGTACACCAAGGACGAATAATGTTG AATTACATTATTGCACAGGAGCATATAGAATCTCACCTGTAGATGTGAACAGTAGACCATCCTCCTGCCTTACTAATTTTCTTCTGAATG GTCGCTCTGTTCTACTGGAACAGCCACGAAAATCAGGTTCCAAAGTCATTAGTCATATGCTTAGTAGCCATGGAGGAGAGATTTTTTTGCACGTCTTAAGCAGTTCTCGATCCATTCTAGAAGATCCTCCTTCAATTAGTGAAGGGTGTGGTGGGAGAGTTACAGATTACCGGATTACA GATTTTGGTGAATTTATGAGGGAAAACAGATTAACTCCTTTTCTAGACCCCAGATATAAAATCGATGGAAGTGTTGAGGTCCCTTTGGAACGAGCAAAAGATCAGTTAGAAAAACATACTCGTTATTGGCCTATGATTATTTCACAAACCACCATCTTCAACATGCAAGCA gTAGTTCCATTAGCCAGCGTTATTGTCAAAGAATCCTTAACAGATGAAGATGTGTTAAACTGtcagaaaacaatatacaacTTAGTTGATATGGAGAGAAAAAATGATCCTCTGCCCATTTCCACAGTTGGTACAAGAGGAAAAGGCCCCAAAAG AGATGAACAGTATCGTATTATGTGGAATGAATTGGAAACCCTTGTTAGAGCTCATATTAACAACTCTGAGAAACATCAGCGAGTCTTGGAATGTCTGATGGCCTGTCGGAGCAAACCCCCAGAAGAAGAAGAACGAAAGAAacgaggaaggaagagagaagataaagaagacaaagagaaagcagcAAAAGATTATGAGCAAGAGAAGTCCTGGCAAGATTCTGAGAG attaaaaggaattttagaaCGTGGAAAAGAAGAACTAGCTGAAGCAGAGGTTATTAAAGATTCTCCTGATTCTCCAGAACCTCCAAACAAGAAGCCTCTTGTTGAAATGGATGAAACTCCCCCTGTGGAAAAGTCCAAAG GGCCAATGTCCTTGCTGTCTTTGTGGAGTAATAGGATTAATACTGCCAACTCCAGGAAACACCAAGAATTTGTTGGTCGTTTGAATTCTGTCAACAATAGAGCTGAATTATATCAACATCTTAAAGAGGAAAATGGGTTTGTATTACTGAATATAGTGCATCACAAA
- the INTS13 gene encoding integrator complex subunit 13 isoform X4, with protein MKIFSESHKTVFVVDHCPYMAESCRQHVEFDMLVKNRTQGIIPLAPISKSLWTCSVESSMEYCRIMYDIFPFKKLVNFIVSDSGPHVLNSWTQEDQNLQELMAALAAVGPPNPRADPECCSILHGLVAAVETLCKITEYQHEARTMLMENAERVGNRGRIICITNAKSDSHVRMLEDCVQETIHEHNKLAANSDHLMQIQKCELVLIHTYPVGEDSLVSDRPKKELSPVLTSEVHSVRAGRHLATKLNILVQQHFDLASTTITNIPMKEEQHANTSANYDVELLHHKEAHVDFLKSGDLHLGGSSREGSFKETVTLKWCTPRTNNVELHYCTGAYRISPVDVNSRPSSCLTNFLLNGRSVLLEQPRKSGSKVISHMLSSHGGEIFLHVLSSSRSILEDPPSISEGCGGRVTDYRITDFGEFMRENRLTPFLDPRYKIDGSVEVPLERAKDQLEKHTRYWPMIISQTTIFNMQAVVPLASVIVKESLTDEDVLNCQKTIYNLVDMERKNDPLPISTVGTRGKGPKRDEQYRIMWNELETLVRAHINNSEKHQRVLECLMACRSKPPEEEERKKRGRKREDKEDKEKAAKDYEQEKSWQDSERLKGILERGKEELAEAEVIKDSPDSPEPPNKKPLVEMDETPPVEKSKGPMSLLSLWSNRINTANSRKHQEFVGRLNSVNNRAELYQHLKEENGIETTENGKASRQ; from the exons atgaaaattttttctgAGTCTCATAAAACGGTGTTTGTTGTGGATCATTGTCCCTACATGGCAGAATCATGCCGACAACATGTGGAGTTTGACATGTTGGTGAAAAATAGGACCCAAGGAATAATACCACTGGCACCTATATCTAAATCATTGTGGACTTGTTCAGTAGAATCCTCCATGGAATACTGCAGGATTATGTATGACATATTTCCTTTCAAAAAGCTG GTAAATTTCATCGTTAGTGACTCTGGACCTCATGTTTTAAATtcttggactcaagaagaccagAATTTGCAGGAG TTAATGGCTGCATTAGCTGCTGTTGGACCTCCTAATCCTCGTGCAGATCCAGAATGCTGCAGTATCTTGCATGGGCTGGTTGCAGCTGTCGAAACCCTCTGCAAAATTACTGAATATCAACATGAAGCTCGCACTATGCTGATGGAAAATGCAGAACGTGTTGGAAACAGAGGACGAATAATCTGTATTACTAATGCTAAAAG TGATAGTCATGTACGAATGCTTGAAGACTGTGTTCAAGAAACTATTCATGAGCATAATAAACTTGCTGCTAATTCAGATCA TCTCATGCAGATCCAAAAGTGTGAATTAGTTTTGATCCATACCTACCCAGTTGGTGAAGATAGTCTTGTGTCAGATCGTCCAAAAAAGGAG TTGTCTCCAGTTTTAACCAGTGAAGTGCATAGTGTTCGAGCAGGACGGCATCTTGCTACTAAATTGAACATTTTAGTACAGCAACATTTTGATTTGGCTTCTACCACTATTACCAATATACCAATGAAG GAAGAACAACATGCAAATACATCTGCCAATTATGATGTAGAATTACTTCATCATAAAGAAGCCCATGTAGATTTCTTAAAAAGTG GTGATCTCCACTTGGGTGGCAGTAGTAGAGAAGGCTCATTTAAAGAAACAGTAACACTTAAATGGTGTACACCAAGGACGAATAATGTTG AATTACATTATTGCACAGGAGCATATAGAATCTCACCTGTAGATGTGAACAGTAGACCATCCTCCTGCCTTACTAATTTTCTTCTGAATG GTCGCTCTGTTCTACTGGAACAGCCACGAAAATCAGGTTCCAAAGTCATTAGTCATATGCTTAGTAGCCATGGAGGAGAGATTTTTTTGCACGTCTTAAGCAGTTCTCGATCCATTCTAGAAGATCCTCCTTCAATTAGTGAAGGGTGTGGTGGGAGAGTTACAGATTACCGGATTACA GATTTTGGTGAATTTATGAGGGAAAACAGATTAACTCCTTTTCTAGACCCCAGATATAAAATCGATGGAAGTGTTGAGGTCCCTTTGGAACGAGCAAAAGATCAGTTAGAAAAACATACTCGTTATTGGCCTATGATTATTTCACAAACCACCATCTTCAACATGCAAGCA gTAGTTCCATTAGCCAGCGTTATTGTCAAAGAATCCTTAACAGATGAAGATGTGTTAAACTGtcagaaaacaatatacaacTTAGTTGATATGGAGAGAAAAAATGATCCTCTGCCCATTTCCACAGTTGGTACAAGAGGAAAAGGCCCCAAAAG AGATGAACAGTATCGTATTATGTGGAATGAATTGGAAACCCTTGTTAGAGCTCATATTAACAACTCTGAGAAACATCAGCGAGTCTTGGAATGTCTGATGGCCTGTCGGAGCAAACCCCCAGAAGAAGAAGAACGAAAGAAacgaggaaggaagagagaagataaagaagacaaagagaaagcagcAAAAGATTATGAGCAAGAGAAGTCCTGGCAAGATTCTGAGAG attaaaaggaattttagaaCGTGGAAAAGAAGAACTAGCTGAAGCAGAGGTTATTAAAGATTCTCCTGATTCTCCAGAACCTCCAAACAAGAAGCCTCTTGTTGAAATGGATGAAACTCCCCCTGTGGAAAAGTCCAAAG GGCCAATGTCCTTGCTGTCTTTGTGGAGTAATAGGATTAATACTGCCAACTCCAGGAAACACCAAGAATTTGTTGGTCGTTTGAATTCTGTCAACAATAGAGCTGAATTATATCAACATCTTAAAGAGGAAAATGG